In Chitinophagaceae bacterium, the DNA window CATTTTCTTTTCATGCATTTTGGGTATTTTATTAACTACTTCAGTTATTGTTTGTGGCTTAATTTGCAATAAGTTTTTTACCTGTAATGTAATCTGCTCAAATTCGAGATCTGAAAGATCAAGCCGGTTCCTTCGCAAACAAAGATCACAAATGCCACAGCGTGGTGCATCTTTTTCTCCGAAATACGCCAGGAGCATCTGACTGCGGCAGGAATTGATTGTCAGCAAATAATTTTTCATCGCTGTCAACCTGAGCTCATGCGCAAGCTTTCTGCGCTTCAGTAATTCATAATCAAAGGGCATGCGATCGCTGTCCGCTCTTGGCTGCAGGAAAATAACCTGCGGAACATCTTTTTGCGGCTCATATTTCAACAGATTAAATTGTTCAAGCTCCTTAAGTTGGACAACCACCTGTTCACGGCTTAAACCCGTAAATCTCGCTAAGTCATTTTCGTTGATAGGCACAAAGTCCTCAAAGATACCTGAGTAGGAGCGAAGCAAAGTGCGAAGCAACGTCTCATGTTTCTTATTCTCCACTTCAAAACGATACAGTACTTCTTTATTTACTTTTAAAAGAATACGCGATCGGATGAAAACGGCTTCCGTGAGGGCGATATATCCTTCCTGCTCCAGGGTTTTCAGGGCTTGCAAAGTTTCAACAGGATTGAAACGGTATTTTTTACTGAAGAAAGCGATGTCGAAATCAAAGCTTTGATTTTCTCCAGCACCAATGGCCAGTTGAAAATGATTGGCCAAAGCCTGGTAAGTCTGACGGATTTTTTCAACAGCGGGAATAAAATGTTCAAGCCTTTCAGTAAGATCAGCAACATCGCTGTTGTTGTAAAGCAACACTGCAAATGATTTCTTTCCATCCCTTCCTCCCCGTCCTGCTTCCTGAAAATAAGATTCCATGTCATCCGGTACATCCATATGTACTACCAGCCTTACATCCGGCTTATCGATGCCCATTCCAAATGCATTGGTGGATACCATCACACGGGTTTTGTTTTTAGTCCAGGCTTCCTGCTTTTTAGAACGGGTAGCATGATCCAATCCTGCATGATAATAATCAGCACTGATATTTTTTTTCTTCAGGTAATCAGCTATCTCTTTTGTTTTTCTACGGTTGCGAACATAAGCTATGGCAGTTCCCGGCACTTTGTTCAGCATTTTTGCAAGCCGTTCATTTTTACTTTCTTCAAACAACACGGAGTAGGAGAGGTTGTCGCGTTCAAAGCTTTTCTGAAATACGTTTTTATTTTTGAATTGCAGCTTGTCGCAAATGTCAAGCACTACGGGCGGCGTTGCCGTTGCAGTAAGTGCAAGCACCGGCACTTCAGGAATAATAGCTCTGAACTCAGCAATGCGGAGATAAGGTGGCCGGAAATCATAACCCCACTGTGAAATACAATGCGCTTCATCTATTGCCAATAAATTCACTTTCATTTTGGCAACGCGTACTTTCAGAATATCTGTAGCAAGTCTTTCCGGTGATACATACAGAAATTTATAATTGCCATACACGCAATTGTCGATGGCAATATCTATCTCCTGCTTGCTCATGCCACTGTAAACTGCTATTGCTTTTATTCCTTTTTGTTCAAGATTCGCTACCTGGTCTTTCATCAGCGCAATGAGTGGTGACACCACGATGCAAATACCTTCCCTGGCTAATGCCGGAATCTGAAAGCAAACAGATTTCCCTCCGCCGGTTGGTAGTAATGCAAGTGTATCTTTTCCATCCATCACAGATTGAATGATATCTTCCTGCATATCCCTGAAAGTGGAAAAGCCCCAATATTTTTTTAACAGGTCATGAATAGTCATCTGCATAAAAATAAGAAAGGGAAAATTAAACGGATTATAAAGCAGTCTTATAGAAAAACTATAGCTGAAATAAATATCATGGTTGTCCAACTAAAAAAAGCACTTTGGATTAAAATCCAATACCGGAGCGCCTCCTCTAACCCCACGCTTTAGCCATTCCATTCAATTCGAAAATATTGAAATAAAGAAAGTCACCCCGTGGCCCCTCAAGGGGCGCCTTTCTCCTGTGCCATTCTGTGGCCCGATGGGACGCATTTGGTCATTGGACATTTCATTGGTCATTGGTCATTGTTTCAACTCAGTGCAATCAGAGCGACAGAAAGGTACCGGCGTGAGGTGCCCCTTGAGGGGCCCCGGGGTGACGGTTTCTTATTTCCATGAAGTTCAATATGAACTTCATATTTAAGCAAAACAAAAAAAATAAGGAGAGCAAAAAAGCTTAATTGCGATCACCCCATGGTCCCTCAAGATGGCAAAAGAAAAAGTGATCAATCTATACATTGACGCAGAATGGTATTTAAACCAGCGCATCTTCCTTATCGGTTATTCCTATGACCGTAAAAACTTCGGACAGCTTTATGGCAAGAAACTTACCGCAAAGAATTTCAAAAAATTATTTACCAAAGTTACCGGCAGCGTTTTTTGTTACGGACCTGATACCGGAATGCTGGAAAAATTCTTCAAATGGAAGTTCAGAGATAAATTCCGGTGTGTAAACCTGATGAAGGTTTTCAAAGACCATATCAAAACCGGCAGCTTCAAACTAAAGGACCTGGAACATAAATTCAGCATCCGGCGCAAAGTGATGAAATACAAAACCAGCATCTTTCAGATTTGGGGTGATTGGCGAAATCCCAAGAAAAAGAAAGCAGTGCTTCATTACAATAGGGAAGATGTGGTTAATCTGGTGCGGCTTACTTTCAAGATTTTTAAGAAATACAACGTAAAGAGCAAATATCTTGATACCATAAGGCTGAAATAATTTCATCCCTAACCTGGTAAAGTTTATCTAATTTTCATGTCGAAATAAGCAAAATTCGGTATGAATTTGAATATTGAGCATCTTTCACATCGCAATCCCAGCAACGATTACAGCCAAAAAGATTACCATCCGGGCGGGATGGTAATGCCGGGGAGGAGTTTCTCCAATGAAATCTATGGATTTGGATTCAATGGCAAGCTAAAAGATGATGAGATAAAGGGGGCAGGGAATAGTTACAACTACGGATATCGAATATACGACTCACGGCTCGGAAAATTTCTAAGTATTGACCCATTAGATAGAAATTATCCTTTTTACACGCCATACCAATTTGCAGGAAATACTCCAATAACGGCAATTGATATTGATGGCAGAGAGCCAGAATCTGTCGTTTCATTTAACCCTATGACCGGGTACTATAAATTTACTGAGCCAGTTATTCATTTATTTACAATGACCACAGGCGTTGACGAGAATCTCATACGAAATGTAGAAATAATTAACAAAGGAGCGACTAAAGGACAAATTTTAAGTTGGTTGAAAGCGCCTTTGTACAATCCAAATGAAGGAGGCGGTGCCATTACTAGTTAAGCACTTACCACAATATGAAGAATCAAAAACTAAGGAAACATATGTCCTCAGCTTTGGAGTTGAATATCTCTTCAGCGGTGGACACAATAATGCACCCCGAGAAAGTATTGCTAATGAAGGAACGTATAACTACATAAAATTTAAAAATTTTATAGATAAAACAGTGGGTCCAGATGAACTTTATAATTTATTAAATAATAATAATCTGACCGATCAGGGGAAAATGGATAAATTAGATATATGGAACCAAGTATATTTGGAGGAGCTTAATAAGAAAGTATCATCACTTTTACCTAAAGAAGGAGAATTGGAGAATCAAACCATGGATAAAAACAATAAGGAGTCAAATGTTTCAGAATCAACCAATCCAAATAGATAGTAAATTCATAATCGTGAGATTTTTATTCTTATTTATTGCTACGCTGACATTTACTGGTTGTTTAGATAATGAAATTTATGTTGACAAGGAAAAATGGATAATAACTACTTGTGATAAACACTCATTAACTCAAATGTATATAGAAAAAAAGGGAGGAGTTCTTTATAGAATTAAATTAAGAAAAAATGGAAGTGGTGATTTATTCGCATTAAAGGGAGACAACACTGAATTTGAAATAACAGTACATGATGTCGTAATCAATGAATTTAAATTGGAACCAAATTCCTTTTATAAAATTGTGAATGTGTCAAATGGAGATGCCACAGGGTCAACTATTTCTTTAGAAACAGATAGTAATACAAATATAAAAGTAATTTCAGAAAAAAATTGTCACTAAGTTGGATAAAAGGCTAAGGTTGTCAGTACATTTAAATTTATAGGTTTAATATTGTATATAATTCGTTTTATTAAAATCAATTTAGTAGTAGTTCTTGAATTGGAATTGAAATGGTTTGAACCGGTGATTGTACGGCTAAGTGATTACCATCCGGGCGGGATGGTAATGCCAGACAGAAATTTCTCCAATGAAAATTATCGATTCGGATTCAATGGAAAACCAAAAGATGATGAGATCAATGGGAGTGGTGATAGTTATGACTATGGATACAGGATCTATGATCCACGAATAGCAAGATTCTTAAGCGTGGATCCTCTTTCCAAAGGTTATCCATTTTATTCTCCTTATCAATTTGCTGGCAACACTCCGATTGCCGCTGTTGATGTTGACGGTCTTGAACCGACAACAATCATCGATAAGAATGGAAATCTTACAAAGCCAATTATTGGGTTTTTACAAGGAGCAATAGATATTCAGAGAAGAGTTTCTGAATCTACGCTATGGATGGAAGGTTCAAGAAGCGCAGTATGGAAACTTTCAGGAAAACCTACTGCTGACACTTGGGGAAATACTGTATTTTTTGATCCATCTCTTCAAAGTAATATGGATGAACATTTTTGGGCTCAATTAGTTGGGCATGAGCAAACTCACCGTATGCAAATTGATAAGATAGGTTGGATACCATTTGCATCAGCTTACTACAAGGAGTACAAAGAAAATAAGAAAAAGGGGTTAGATGATTACGATGCTTATAGGCGTATAAGCTATGAAGCTGAAGCATATGCACAAGAGGCAAAGTTGGCTGATTTTTTTTCTGACCCCGGCAACACTAAAGGTTTTGATTTTATCATCCACAATGCACTTTTAACAGATCAAGAGAAATCAGAAGAATTAGAAATTGAAGGCATAGAGAAAGTAGCGATACCAGCTATAGAAAATACTATGCAAGATGTTCAAACGGTTATGTCAGAAACAAAAAACAGGACTAAAAAAGCATATTTGGAGGGACTTTATGATCAACTTGGAAAAGATTTACAGAGCAAGAAGAATCGAGCTGCAACTTTAAAACAACAATTAAATGGGAGTAAATAAGGTTATTGTAATTACACTGATAATATTTTTTTCATTGCTAACCAACGGGTGCGGCAGAAGAGTGTTCTCTTGTCAAAAATGGTTAAAAGATGATATAGAGCCTAAAACCATAAATGGGGTGGTTATTTGGAAATCTGAAAATAAAGATTGTTTAGGTGCTATCGTTGTACAACAATTCAATGAGTCTGTAGATACTTTAAAATTTTGCACTTGTCTTCAATACCGTAAAACTTGGGATTCTATTTCAGAAGGAGATACAGTGATTAAAAAGAAAAACACAATACAGTTGGAAATTACTAATGGCGAAAAACGGATGAGCTTTGATTATCCGTGTTGTGATCAGTAATGCATCCCTTTTGGCCTTAATTATCTTTATCAACGCAAACGCTTTCCTCGCAATGACACTCTAAAGTATGCTTCAATCAAATCAAGATGCACTTCTATTTTTTATGTTTAAGTTAGTTGCTTGATCTCCTGGTGTTGCGTTACAGTTTTTCCTTTTTTCGATATCAATCTTGGGTCTGACATCATTGCACTTGTGCTAGAGGAAATGCTAAAAAATTTCTAAATTTCATACAGTAATAAGCAAAATCCCGTATGAATTTAAGTATCACTAGCTATCATAATTCTACTAGAGAGTACAGCCAAAAAGATTACTAACCGGGCGGGATGGTAATGCCCGACAGGAGTTTTATCAGTTCAGAATATCAGAGAGGATTCCAAGGTTTTGAGAAAAATGACGATATAAAGGGAGCCGGGAATAGTTATACAACAGCTTTTAGAGAATATGATCCACGAGTTGGTAGATGGTGGAGTGTTGACCCGTTGACAAATGATTACCCTTGGCAAAGCCCTTATGTTGGATTTGATAATAACCCAATCAGGGTTATTGATCCTACTGGTCAAGGAGGGGAAGACCCTCAGGCATACATTGTCCAGAAGGGCAACACTTTGTCGCAGATAGCTAAAGATAATGGCACTACCATTAATGACATTATGGCTTTAAACAAAGACGCCATTAAAAATGCTGACAATATTTTTGCGGGTCAAACAATTAATATTCCAGGATCCTCTTCAAGCAGCTCGGCATCAAATAGAGCGACAACAATCAGCAATACAAACACACTAAACGTATCAAAAATTAATGAATCAAAATCACCAAACTCTTCGTTGCCAGTGAAAAGCATTAATGCTCAGGAGCAGCAAGGGAGCATGTTGGGACTTCCTACAGAATGGATTGGACCAACAATGTATTTATTGGGGCAACCACTGGATATATTAAAATCAACCGCTCCTCTAGCTTCAAATACGGGATCATCAGTTCTATCTTGGTCCATGTCAAGAGTTTGGCCCAATCAATCTCCAACATTAGGGAAGTTTCAATCTAATCTTTGGAAAAAAACATCGGCCGTAATAGGTAAGCAAACTGCAAAAGAAGTTGTAGGGGGTTCTTCAGCGGTTGTTGGTAGAGTTTTGGGAAGATGGGCAAGTAGTGCTGCCTCGGGAATTGGTCTTGCCTTAACAGTTTATGATTTTACAGCCGAAGTAGCAATACCAATGAGTCAAGGAGTATCTGACTATAGTAATACTTATAAGGATGCGGGTTTAATCTATCACATCTGTTTTGAGAAAGGAACATTAGTTTATGCAAACAAAGGTTTAGTTGCAATAGAAAGTATTCAGATTGGAGATTCCGTTTATACGTACAACATACAGACAAATGAAATTGAAGAAAGCAAGGTGTTAAATACTCTGGAACGAAACACAGGTGAGATTTACGAAATCACTACAATCGATCAGACAATATTTGTAACTGCCGAGCATCCGTTTTATATAGAAGGCAAAGGATGGGTAACAGTAAAGCAACTAAAAGTAGGTGATAAGTTTAAAACGATGAATAGCAAAACGGTTGAACAAGTGAAATCTTTAAGCTTACTGCAACAATCACTAACTGTTTACAATATTGAAGTTGACGGCAATCACAATTATTTTGTGACGAGCAGCAGTATTCTTGTTCATAACAAAGGTATTCATCCTGTGAAAGAATTAAAGAAGTTCAAAGAAAAAATTAAAATCATAAAGTAGTGCTAAATCTTCAAATCAGAAATCTGATGAGTGACGAAATTTTTAAAAAATTAAAAGACTTTGTTGAAAAGCAACAAAGCTGGGAGAAATATGATTTTCCTTTAGAAAGAACTACAAAAGTTGAACTTGATTTGGGAATTACTGGTGAAGATGCAATGGAGTTCATAATCGCTTATGGCGAGCAATTCAATGTAGATGTATCAAGATTTATGGCAGCAGATTATTTTGATGCTGAAGGTCATTCTTTATTTTCATTAGGAAATCAGAGGAATAAAAAAATCTTAACTCTTGGGGATCTGGAGAAAGGAATAAGTGCAGGAAGGTTAGACGAAAAAATAATCAACTTACCAATGTAGTGTTTAATTAAAACAATATTAAACCAAATACGTAAGGTGCAATTTCCACTTTCTGATCTTACAGGCAACAGATTTATTCTTTAATAGCTCAGACGCAGAATTACTACATTGCAATAATAATAGATCATAGTATAGATACAAAACAAAGGAGTGATAATATTGTTTGTTACTTAAATTTTTTTTAGGAGAAGGGACAAAAATATATTGGGCTTTGATCGTTCATTCCAACTGGTTAGTGGCTACTCAAGGAGTGGAATTTTCAGAAGTCTTTCCTCCAGGTGGCTTTATTTCTCTCAGTCAATGGTAATATCTTTACTAAATAAATTTGAGCTTTATCAATAATGTTTGAACAGTTTTCATCCAGATAATAATATTTGGCAACGATTGGTACTAATGTTTTCTTATCGATGTATCGAATGACATTGTAACAATGCTTATCTGCGCCGGTAACAGTGTATATTTCTTTGAAAATGTATGTTTTGAATTTTATTCCACACAGATAAAATGTGCTGTCTCTCCCTGTATAATAATTAACACCATCACATGTTACTTGATTTGATGAGAGGAAGAATGGACTACAGTTAATTAAAGTATCCCATTTTGAAAGAGAATACCATTTTGCTCTAGCAATTGACTCGTCCACATTACTTCTGTAAAGAAAATAAATTGAATCTTTTTCTTTTCTTAGAATAAATGGTTGCGTTGATAAATATACTACATCTTCAAAGGATGTATCATGAACGACTTTTAAAATTTCATTTTTTAAACTATCGACGAAGATGGTATCACTATAAAAATATGCATTGGATGAGTCTGGGTAGCCAGTAATGTGTAAAGTATCATGAAGAGTTTCTATAAAATAGTCAAGGACATGAGTCTCAATCCCCCCATTTAAGTTCCTCGATGTTTTCTCAAATACCAAGGTGCGATTTTGAATGGTACCCATTTGGCAGCCCCCTGAAAATGCCGTTAAAAAAATAAATAGAATCTGTGAACTACTTTGACTCATTAAATAGAATTTTCTAAGGACGCATAACTTCGCCTAATTCTTTCTTGTAATAAGATAATTCCAAGCGGAAAAAGGTATAGAAGTACCAAAATATTAATCATGGAATATTTGATGCTTATCTTAGGAAGTTGGGACAGTAATTGAGCTGATTTAAATATAAAATATAAATAGGAAATTAGAGCTGACGTTCCTATAAGGGGTAAAAGGTTAATAATGGGTGAACTGGAATTTTGGATAAAAGAGAATAGAAAGAGTATGAATGAAATAGGTAGGCCAGAAATGAGTATGATCAACAAGAACGTGTGAAGCATAAAATAATTCTGGGAAAACTTCTTATTGAATAAGATTATTATGGAATAGAGCCACATCAAATAAACTGTATATGATATCATATATATTAATACCATTGTTTGTAACTTTGAGCTATTTAGTAGATCACTAATTAAATCTCCAGAAGAAGGAATGCTGCCAAATATTGCTTGAAAAACAATCGGTAAAACTATTACTACGCAAACTAGAATCCATCTATTGACTTTCAGTAGTATTTTCATGTTATTTATTTGGGGTTATAGTTCTTGAAAAAAGAGGTATAAACAAGTCAAATTCTCCAAGAAGGATACCCCCTTCCTTTAAACCAATTCCAATACCAACCTTGGAGGTTTGTAAATTTGTGTTTAGGTTTAAAGAACTTCTTGAGTAAGTGAATCCACATATGGTAATATCAGTTGATATTATTTGCTCTTTTACGTTATCGCTGTGTGTTATGGTTACTGTTTCCTGATAAGCTCCACCTCCAAACGTTCCTAATCCTGTATCAAGATTTTTCCAACGCCTAACTGATTTGTCGCCATTCTCAGATACACCAAATCCTACTGATCTCCAATCCCTGATTCCAATTAAGTCAACTTCAATACCTCCGCCAACTGAAGCCAAACCTAAATCCAAGCTGGCAGATGCCCCAAAGGTCCAAAGAAGCGAGAATTCTGTCCCACTCAAATCAAAATATTCATCTTTTACTATTGTATTTGGTGGTGAGGAGGCACTAAATGTCGAAGAAGAGTTTGATACTGGTGTAATTGAATTTTCTGATTTGGTTGCAATTGGGGTGGTTGCGGTAGCTACATTCACTGTATTATTAATTCCTTTGTCATATTCCTTTCGAAGTTCACCAGGATTTTGGGGAACTGTTTCTGAAGTATAGAGACTGTTGTCAATTGTATACAGGTTATTATCAGCATGCCCGTCATCGCCAATTTCCGTTCCTGTACATGTAATCCAATGTCCATCATTGTCACCATTTGGATCAATATTGGTGATAAATTTATTGCTGAATGAATGATACGAAGACATCCATGGTTTTTGAGAGAAAGCAGGATCAATATTCCAGCGTCTGCTAAGCCGTGGATCATATTGCCAATAATCGGCAGTATAAGAGTTTCCGATCCCACATATTTCATCGTCTTTTTCTTGTCCGCTTGCTGCACCAAACCTGTACTTTAAAGAACTAAAACTCCTATCCGGCATTACCATCCCGCCCGAATAGTAATCCTGAGCACTGACTTGAACAGCTAACCAATAATCATAGTTGCCATTGGTTGTAGCCGTATCTACACCGATCTTTCGGTCATTGATCGTGGTCAAAACATTTCCAAGATGATTGGTAAGCTCGTATTGCTTTCTGCCTTGGAGATGATGGAAATACTTCGAGTAGGTGCTGCCGGGATAAACCACTGAATCAGGATTCAACACTCCCAACCGTGAACTTCCGTAGAGATCCTGTTCAATCCATCTCACGGTATCTTCTTTTAATTCATACATGGCCATAATGTTGCCCTGAGCGTCTCGGATATAGTAAGTAGAGGTAGTGTCACTAGAACCAGTAGCAATCACTCGTTTTGATAACCGGTTTTGTGAAACATCATATCCAAAATTAATTGCAAGGTCTGTATTGTCATTGTAAATCGAATCCACCTTTCCATAAGCAGTCCAGGTAATATCGAGCTTCTCTTTTTTATCTTCAATAAGATTCCCGGAATTATCATACACGTAGTTATTGCTTGACTGCTGATCAATATCGCTGGGATAGTTGCCGCTGCTGATGGCATCATCAACCTTCACTAATTTATTAGTTCCAGAGGTATAGTTGTAGGTCAAGTAATCCATGTTCACCTGCGAAACGGCTCCTTTACGAAGGTACGTAACAATATTACCATTGGCATCATAGGCAAGGTTTTCTTTGTATGCAGTCATGCCGCTGCCACTTGAACTCCATTTGTAATTGGCAGTATTAAAATTGTCAAAAGGCGTTACATCGGTAAGTCTGTTTAACTGGTCGTATAGGTAAGCATAGCCGATAGTAAGCGGCGTGAGCCCTTTTATGGTGTAGCCAATGTTATGGATGTTACCATTAAATAAGCCGGGGCAACAAACCCATCTATTGCCTCCGGCAAGATAAATTTGCCATCACTTGCTTCCCAATTGAATTCTTCAATGATTCCGATCAACATTAAAGCATCTCGTTGTCACAATGCTATCTATTGCCACCGGTTTTAACCGGCGGCAATAAATAACTTGAATCATAGCATTACCAAATCCTTATCCGTTGCTCTTCCGGCACAAACATTTTATCACCCTCCTTCACATCAAATGCAGCGTAGAAAGGAGTGAAGTTCATCAGCGGACCACGCACACGATAAATGCCCGGAGAATGCGGATCTGTTTTCACTTGTTGTAACAATGCCTGATCTTTTACTTTCTTCCTCCAGCTTTGTGCGAACGATAAAAAGAAACGCTGATCAGGTGTATATCCATCAATCTTCGTGGTGTCCTGACCTTGTTTAGTCAGCTTAAAAGCATCATATGCAATAGCAATTCCACCAATATCGGCAGTGTTTTCTCCTTGGGTAAGCTCACCATTTATATGTATTGAATCAAATACTGTAAAACTGTTGTAGAGATTAATAACCTGTTGTCCTTTTGCTTTAAACTTGTCGTTATCTTCCCTGGTCCACCAGTTTTTCAGGTTGCCGTCTTTATCGTATTGCGAACCCTGATCATCAAATCCATGCGTGAGCTCATGACCGATTACCATGCCGATGCCACCATAGTTCAAGGCATCATCTGATTCCACATCAAACATTGGAAATTGTAAAATGCCTGCAGGAAAAACAATTTCGTTGATGGTTGGATTGTAATACGCATTGTTAGTCGGTGGTGTCATGCCCCACTCATTGCGATCGACTGCCTTACCAATTTTAGACGTTTCAAATTCGTATTGATTCTTGCCTGAATTTTCGAGGTTTTGAAACCAGTTATTACGGTCAGTCGTCACTGCACTGTAGTTGCGCCACACATCCGGATAGCCAACCTTTTTAAGAAAGGTGTGCAGTTTCTCCTTTGCACGTTGCTTCGTGCTGTCACTCATCCAGTCGAGTTTACTGATCCGCGCCTCAAATGCTTTCTGCAGGTTATCCACTAATTCCTGCATGCGTTGTTTTGCTTCCGCAGAAAAATATTTTCTCACATATAGTTGACCAAGGTCTTCGCCTATGCTTCCATCAATAGCTCCGTAAACCCTTTCCCAACGCGGTTTGATTTTTTGCTGACCACTCAGTGCTCTTCCATTGTATTCAAATTTAGCGTTCACGAAATCACTGCTTAAGCCACTGGCTACATCATCCAGCAAATGAAAACGCAGATAGGTTTTCCAGGTGGATATTGGAGTCGTTTTCAAAAGGTCATTCAGCTTTAAATAGTAGGCAGGCTGACTCATATTTACTGAATCAGTTGAAACATGCAGGTTGCTGAACACTTCTTTCCATCCGATCGCAGGCATTTTTTTATCAAGGTCAGCCACCGACATTTTATTGTAATTGCTTTGCGGATCGCGCAACTCAACATTGGTGCGATGACTTGCAGCAAGTTGCTTTTCTAAGTTGTAAATGATGGTCGCATTCTTATTTGCAGTAACGGAATCATCACCTGTTAATTGAAATAAAGCGCTGATATACTTCAGGTAAGCTTTCACCACTTCCCGGGTGCCTTCATCTTGCATGAAATAATAATCACGGTCAGGCAACCCAAGTCCGGATTGAAAATAGATTGCAATATTTTTGGTGCTGTTTTTATCGTCGGGTGCCACATATTGACCAATCAGCATTGGATGGTAAAGCGTCCATTGTGATGCTGCAAACTTCATCACATCCTGTGCATTTTGCAAAGCTTCAATCTGATCCAGGTAAGGCTTTACGGGTTGATAACCCAACTGATTAATGGCGGTAGTATCCATTCCTGATGCATAAAAATCACCGACCTTTTGTTCCA includes these proteins:
- a CDS encoding DUF1493 family protein, with product MSDEIFKKLKDFVEKQQSWEKYDFPLERTTKVELDLGITGEDAMEFIIAYGEQFNVDVSRFMAADYFDAEGHSLFSLGNQRNKKILTLGDLEKGISAGRLDEKIINLPM
- a CDS encoding RHS repeat-associated core domain-containing protein; amino-acid sequence: MYIIRFIKINLVVVLELELKWFEPVIVRLSDYHPGGMVMPDRNFSNENYRFGFNGKPKDDEINGSGDSYDYGYRIYDPRIARFLSVDPLSKGYPFYSPYQFAGNTPIAAVDVDGLEPTTIIDKNGNLTKPIIGFLQGAIDIQRRVSESTLWMEGSRSAVWKLSGKPTADTWGNTVFFDPSLQSNMDEHFWAQLVGHEQTHRMQIDKIGWIPFASAYYKEYKENKKKGLDDYDAYRRISYEAEAYAQEAKLADFFSDPGNTKGFDFIIHNALLTDQEKSEELEIEGIEKVAIPAIENTMQDVQTVMSETKNRTKKAYLEGLYDQLGKDLQSKKNRAATLKQQLNGSK
- a CDS encoding M13 family metallopeptidase, with amino-acid sequence MNKFSLLLITIILIVTASISCKRSAGPAEKDKERKTLSLQNIDTAIKPGDDFFLYANGNWYDTATILPTESRAGARLEMDYKTKANIKSILEEAAASNSTKGSVEQKVGDFYASGMDTTAINQLGYQPVKPYLDQIEALQNAQDVMKFAASQWTLYHPMLIGQYVAPDDKNSTKNIAIYFQSGLGLPDRDYYFMQDEGTREVVKAYLKYISALFQLTGDDSVTANKNATIIYNLEKQLAASHRTNVELRDPQSNYNKMSVADLDKKMPAIGWKEVFSNLHVSTDSVNMSQPAYYLKLNDLLKTTPISTWKTYLRFHLLDDVASGLSSDFVNAKFEYNGRALSGQQKIKPRWERVYGAIDGSIGEDLGQLYVRKYFSAEAKQRMQELVDNLQKAFEARISKLDWMSDSTKQRAKEKLHTFLKKVGYPDVWRNYSAVTTDRNNWFQNLENSGKNQYEFETSKIGKAVDRNEWGMTPPTNNAYYNPTINEIVFPAGILQFPMFDVESDDALNYGGIGMVIGHELTHGFDDQGSQYDKDGNLKNWWTREDNDKFKAKGQQVINLYNSFTVFDSIHINGELTQGENTADIGGIAIAYDAFKLTKQGQDTTKIDGYTPDQRFFLSFAQSWRKKVKDQALLQQVKTDPHSPGIYRVRGPLMNFTPFYAAFDVKEGDKMFVPEEQRIRIW
- a CDS encoding ribonuclease H-like domain-containing protein; protein product: MAKEKVINLYIDAEWYLNQRIFLIGYSYDRKNFGQLYGKKLTAKNFKKLFTKVTGSVFCYGPDTGMLEKFFKWKFRDKFRCVNLMKVFKDHIKTGSFKLKDLEHKFSIRRKVMKYKTSIFQIWGDWRNPKKKKAVLHYNREDVVNLVRLTFKIFKKYNVKSKYLDTIRLK
- a CDS encoding LysM peptidoglycan-binding domain-containing protein, which gives rise to MPDRSFISSEYQRGFQGFEKNDDIKGAGNSYTTAFREYDPRVGRWWSVDPLTNDYPWQSPYVGFDNNPIRVIDPTGQGGEDPQAYIVQKGNTLSQIAKDNGTTINDIMALNKDAIKNADNIFAGQTINIPGSSSSSSASNRATTISNTNTLNVSKINESKSPNSSLPVKSINAQEQQGSMLGLPTEWIGPTMYLLGQPLDILKSTAPLASNTGSSVLSWSMSRVWPNQSPTLGKFQSNLWKKTSAVIGKQTAKEVVGGSSAVVGRVLGRWASSAASGIGLALTVYDFTAEVAIPMSQGVSDYSNTYKDAGLIYHICFEKGTLVYANKGLVAIESIQIGDSVYTYNIQTNEIEESKVLNTLERNTGEIYEITTIDQTIFVTAEHPFYIEGKGWVTVKQLKVGDKFKTMNSKTVEQVKSLSLLQQSLTVYNIEVDGNHNYFVTSSSILVHNKGIHPVKELKKFKEKIKIIK
- a CDS encoding RecQ family ATP-dependent DNA helicase, which produces MTIHDLLKKYWGFSTFRDMQEDIIQSVMDGKDTLALLPTGGGKSVCFQIPALAREGICIVVSPLIALMKDQVANLEQKGIKAIAVYSGMSKQEIDIAIDNCVYGNYKFLYVSPERLATDILKVRVAKMKVNLLAIDEAHCISQWGYDFRPPYLRIAEFRAIIPEVPVLALTATATPPVVLDICDKLQFKNKNVFQKSFERDNLSYSVLFEESKNERLAKMLNKVPGTAIAYVRNRRKTKEIADYLKKKNISADYYHAGLDHATRSKKQEAWTKNKTRVMVSTNAFGMGIDKPDVRLVVHMDVPDDMESYFQEAGRGGRDGKKSFAVLLYNNSDVADLTERLEHFIPAVEKIRQTYQALANHFQLAIGAGENQSFDFDIAFFSKKYRFNPVETLQALKTLEQEGYIALTEAVFIRSRILLKVNKEVLYRFEVENKKHETLLRTLLRSYSGIFEDFVPINENDLARFTGLSREQVVVQLKELEQFNLLKYEPQKDVPQVIFLQPRADSDRMPFDYELLKRRKLAHELRLTAMKNYLLTINSCRSQMLLAYFGEKDAPRCGICDLCLRRNRLDLSDLEFEQITLQVKNLLQIKPQTITEVVNKIPKMHEKKMLETIQWLLDNEELQLNDQHQLIFRV